Proteins from a genomic interval of Flavobacteriales bacterium TMED191:
- a CDS encoding TlpA family protein disulfide reductase, translating into MKKSISLYITLALMISTIMCLDAQNDRGYIVSIGENAPDFILEGKNVIQENKGKVIMLQFTASWCSVCIKEMPYIEEEIWQKHNEDNNFILIGLAKDTPRRPQTNKEIEFMTNKTGATYPIIRDINSKAFNLFAEKKAGVTRNIIIDQNGKIQFLTRLFDKEEFNQMKSKIQDLLNNK; encoded by the coding sequence ATGAAAAAATCAATTTCACTATATATCACACTTGCGTTAATGATATCAACTATTATGTGTTTAGATGCTCAAAATGATAGAGGCTACATTGTTAGCATAGGTGAAAACGCACCTGATTTTATCTTAGAAGGCAAAAATGTAATCCAAGAAAATAAAGGCAAAGTAATTATGTTACAATTTACAGCAAGCTGGTGCAGTGTATGTATTAAAGAAATGCCATATATTGAAGAAGAGATTTGGCAAAAACATAATGAGGATAATAATTTTATTTTAATAGGATTAGCAAAAGATACACCCAGAAGACCTCAAACAAATAAAGAAATAGAATTTATGACTAATAAAACTGGAGCAACATATCCTATTATTCGGGATATTAATTCTAAGGCTTTTAATTTGTTCGCAGAAAAAAAAGCAGGTGTAACAAGAAATATAATAATCGATCAAAATGGAAAAATTCAATTTTTAACACGTCTTTTTGATAAAGAAGAATTTAACCAAATGAAATCGAAAATTCAAGACCTACTTAATAATAAATAA
- a CDS encoding PspC domain-containing protein, producing the protein MKKKLHRNTKDGILFGVCAGLGDYLNVEVAFIRVIWALSIICYGSGLLAYLLSALFITTVKSS; encoded by the coding sequence ATGAAAAAAAAGCTACATAGAAACACAAAAGATGGAATATTGTTTGGAGTTTGTGCAGGCCTTGGCGATTATTTAAATGTGGAAGTAGCATTTATTCGTGTAATTTGGGCACTCTCTATAATATGCTACGGATCTGGATTATTAGCCTATCTTTTATCCGCACTATTTATCACTACAGTTAAATCATCATAA